In Arthrobacter sp. UKPF54-2, the following are encoded in one genomic region:
- a CDS encoding hemolysin III family protein: MAELLMIKPKWRGWIHTVTAPLALAAGLALVLLAPTADLKIASAVYAFTGVLLFGVSAVYHRGNWSPGVKIVLKRLDHTNIMLVIAGSYTPLAWALLERPKAVLLLWVIWSGAVLGVLFRLLWTDAPRWLYVPIYIALGCGALFYLPDFFAASIPAAVLICVGGALYIAGAVFYALKKPNFSYEHFGFHELFHAFTVFAFAAHYIGIAIAVLG, translated from the coding sequence ATCGCCGAACTGCTGATGATCAAGCCCAAGTGGCGGGGCTGGATCCACACCGTCACCGCGCCGCTGGCGCTTGCCGCCGGCCTGGCGCTGGTGCTGCTGGCCCCCACGGCGGATCTGAAGATCGCCTCGGCGGTCTATGCGTTCACCGGGGTGCTGCTCTTTGGTGTCAGTGCCGTCTACCACCGCGGGAACTGGTCCCCGGGTGTGAAGATCGTGCTGAAAAGGCTGGACCACACCAACATCATGCTGGTGATTGCGGGCAGCTACACCCCGCTGGCCTGGGCGCTCCTGGAGCGGCCCAAGGCCGTGCTGCTGCTCTGGGTGATCTGGTCCGGCGCCGTGCTGGGGGTGCTCTTCCGGCTGCTCTGGACCGATGCCCCGCGCTGGCTGTATGTGCCGATCTACATCGCCCTGGGCTGCGGCGCCCTGTTCTACCTGCCGGACTTCTTTGCCGCCAGCATCCCCGCCGCCGTGCTGATCTGCGTCGGCGGAGCGCTGTATATTGCCGGCGCCGTCTTCTACGCCCTGAAGAAACCGAACTTCAGCTACGAGCATTTCGGCTTCCACGAACTGTTCCACGCCTTCACGGTCTTTGCCTTCGCGGCACACTACATCGGCATCGCGATCGCCGTCCTGGGCTGA
- a CDS encoding isoprenyl transferase — MELPGFLYGFYERKLQRSLDPERIPRHIGVMVDGNRRWARQFNAPTSQGHQAGADKIHEFLGWCQELGVKVVTLYMLSTDNMNRSGEELDLLMGIIANTLDRLDEDADISVHAMGAPELLPDYLAERLNKLTARTPAHEKIHVNVAVGYGGRREIVDAVRELLHDAVARGADIGKLADELSVDDISRFLYTRGQPDPDLVIRTSGEQRLSGFLMWQSAYSEFYFCEALWPAFRKVDFLRALRDYAGRQRRFGA, encoded by the coding sequence ATGGAACTGCCCGGGTTCCTGTATGGCTTCTACGAGCGCAAACTCCAGCGTTCCCTCGACCCGGAGCGGATCCCGCGGCACATCGGGGTGATGGTCGACGGCAACCGGCGCTGGGCCCGGCAGTTCAACGCCCCCACGAGCCAGGGCCACCAGGCCGGCGCGGACAAGATCCACGAATTCCTCGGCTGGTGCCAGGAGCTCGGCGTCAAGGTGGTCACGCTCTACATGCTCTCCACCGACAACATGAACCGCTCCGGCGAGGAGCTGGACCTGCTGATGGGGATCATCGCCAACACCCTTGACCGCCTCGACGAGGACGCCGACATCTCGGTGCACGCCATGGGTGCACCGGAGCTCCTGCCCGACTACCTCGCCGAACGGCTGAACAAGCTCACGGCCCGCACCCCGGCGCACGAGAAGATCCACGTCAACGTCGCCGTCGGCTACGGCGGACGCCGGGAAATCGTCGACGCCGTCCGCGAACTGCTGCACGACGCCGTCGCCCGCGGCGCCGACATCGGCAAGCTGGCGGACGAACTCAGCGTCGACGACATCTCCCGCTTCCTCTACACCCGCGGCCAGCCCGACCCGGACCTGGTGATCCGCACCTCCGGGGAGCAGCGGCTCTCCGGGTTCCTGATGTGGCAGAGCGCCTACAGCGAGTTCTATTTCTGCGAGGCCCTGTGGCCCGCGTTCCGCAAGGTGGACTTCCTGCGCGCCCTGCGGGACTACGCCGGCAGGCAGCGCCGCTTCGGCGCCTGA
- a CDS encoding thioredoxin domain-containing protein gives MPGCPATTPGPAATPGPVAARTRARRPTVTPDPGTADRGSSADRPGAANALGGEPSAYLRQHAGNPVHWRPFGDEAFAFAAARDVPVFLSIGYAACHWCHVMARESFEDRDTADFLNANFVPVKVDREERPDVDAVYMAATQAISGEGGWPMSVFLLPDGRAFHAGTYYPPRPLPGRPSFRQVLEAVREAWLERRSAVEQNADALARGIAAAQAGAAVRVDEPAPDLDPELLSEAVRSLARAEDAAGGFGAAPKFPPSAVLEFLIRHAAVPSGTAEAARDLAGRTLAAMARSALFDRLEGGFARYSVTRDWSVPHFEKMLYDNAQLLRVYVHWIRLGGTEAYPAGEAAAVAGSTADWMLAALGLSGAGGPEAEGPAALASSLDADTVVDGVHAEGASYLWTAGELAALLGPADGAAAAGLMNVRAAGTVSADGSPLHPGRALSGAEEELWQRVRPVLRGARAVRPQPARDEKVVAGWNGLAVAALAEAGAVLERPELLDAAGRIAGYLERVHWTPGHRSEPGRLVRVSHGGTARGIGGLLEDYAFCAEGLFALYAATGRTRWYTLAEDIVAAAGIRFTAGGELHDAAGESSQVSNAQGGTAGMDPFDNATPSGAAAFAGALLTSSALSGSAEHRALAGNILSLLPPLAVRAPRVAGWLLATAQAALAGPLEAAVVGPDTPQRAALHRVLLHSPSPGLVIALQDPAGESGAALVPLLEGREAAPDGAPQAFLCRGMVCRLPARSAGELREQLATMAE, from the coding sequence ATGCCGGGCTGCCCGGCGACGACGCCCGGACCGGCCGCGACGCCCGGACCGGTGGCGGCGCGGACACGCGCCCGGAGGCCAACGGTGACGCCGGACCCGGGAACCGCTGACCGCGGCTCCTCCGCTGACCGGCCCGGGGCGGCCAACGCCCTGGGCGGGGAACCCTCTGCCTACCTCCGCCAACACGCCGGCAACCCGGTGCACTGGCGCCCCTTCGGCGATGAAGCCTTCGCCTTCGCCGCAGCCCGCGACGTGCCCGTCTTCCTCTCGATCGGCTACGCGGCCTGCCACTGGTGCCACGTCATGGCCCGCGAGTCCTTCGAGGACCGGGACACCGCCGACTTCCTGAACGCCAACTTTGTCCCCGTAAAGGTGGACCGGGAAGAACGCCCCGACGTCGACGCCGTCTACATGGCCGCCACGCAGGCCATCAGCGGCGAGGGCGGCTGGCCGATGTCCGTCTTCCTGCTCCCCGACGGGCGGGCCTTCCACGCCGGCACCTACTATCCGCCCCGGCCGCTGCCCGGCCGGCCCTCTTTCCGCCAGGTGCTCGAGGCGGTCCGTGAGGCCTGGCTGGAGCGCCGCAGCGCCGTCGAACAGAACGCCGACGCGCTGGCACGCGGCATCGCCGCCGCCCAGGCCGGCGCCGCCGTGCGTGTCGACGAGCCCGCGCCGGACCTGGATCCGGAGCTGCTCTCCGAGGCGGTCCGCTCCCTGGCCCGCGCCGAGGACGCCGCCGGAGGTTTCGGCGCCGCGCCCAAGTTCCCGCCGTCGGCGGTCCTGGAATTCCTGATCCGCCACGCCGCGGTGCCGTCCGGGACGGCGGAGGCGGCCCGGGATTTGGCCGGGCGCACGCTCGCTGCGATGGCGCGCTCGGCCCTCTTCGACCGGCTCGAGGGCGGGTTCGCCCGTTACTCGGTGACCCGAGACTGGTCGGTGCCGCACTTTGAAAAGATGCTCTACGACAATGCCCAGTTGCTGCGGGTCTACGTCCACTGGATCCGGCTCGGCGGCACCGAGGCGTACCCGGCCGGGGAGGCGGCCGCCGTCGCCGGCAGCACTGCGGACTGGATGCTCGCCGCCCTGGGGCTGTCCGGCGCCGGGGGACCGGAGGCGGAGGGCCCCGCGGCGCTGGCCTCATCCCTCGACGCGGACACCGTGGTGGACGGGGTGCACGCCGAGGGCGCCAGCTACCTCTGGACTGCCGGGGAGCTGGCCGCACTGCTGGGCCCGGCGGACGGCGCCGCCGCCGCCGGGCTGATGAATGTCCGCGCGGCGGGGACGGTGTCAGCGGACGGGTCGCCGCTGCATCCCGGCCGGGCGCTGTCCGGGGCGGAGGAGGAGCTGTGGCAGCGGGTGCGGCCGGTGCTGCGCGGCGCCCGTGCGGTGCGGCCGCAGCCTGCCCGGGACGAGAAGGTGGTGGCCGGCTGGAACGGCCTGGCCGTGGCCGCCCTGGCCGAGGCCGGGGCCGTGCTGGAGCGGCCGGAGCTGCTGGATGCCGCCGGACGGATCGCCGGCTACCTTGAACGGGTGCACTGGACCCCCGGCCACCGGTCTGAACCGGGCAGGCTGGTCAGGGTCTCCCACGGCGGGACGGCCCGCGGCATCGGCGGCCTGCTGGAGGACTACGCCTTCTGCGCCGAGGGCCTGTTCGCGCTCTACGCCGCCACCGGCCGGACCCGCTGGTACACCCTCGCCGAAGACATCGTGGCCGCCGCCGGTATCCGGTTCACCGCGGGCGGGGAGCTGCACGACGCGGCGGGCGAATCGTCCCAGGTCAGCAACGCCCAGGGCGGCACGGCCGGGATGGACCCGTTCGACAACGCCACGCCCAGCGGTGCGGCCGCGTTTGCCGGGGCCCTGCTGACCTCGTCCGCGCTCTCAGGATCTGCCGAACACCGTGCTCTGGCCGGGAACATCCTGTCGCTGCTGCCGCCGCTGGCCGTGCGGGCGCCCCGGGTGGCCGGCTGGCTGCTCGCCACCGCGCAGGCCGCGCTGGCAGGCCCCCTGGAGGCCGCCGTCGTCGGGCCGGACACGCCGCAGCGGGCCGCGCTGCACCGGGTGCTGTTGCACTCGCCCAGCCCCGGACTGGTGATCGCGCTGCAGGACCCGGCGGGGGAGTCCGGTGCCGCCCTAGTGCCCCTGCTGGAGGGCCGGGAGGCCGCTCCGGACGGGGCACCGCAGGCCTTCCTGTGCCGGGGCATGGTCTGCCGGCTGCCGGCGCGTTCCGCCGGGGAGCTCCGGGAACAACTGGCTACCATGGCTGAATGA
- a CDS encoding PhoH family protein: protein MAISEVLPGVISDQGKKATSRAKRATSTTGAANPDVAAGLAVSGEGTAERESARSYVIDTSVLLSDPRALLRFAEHEVILPIVVITELEGKRHDPELGYFARKALRLLDDLRVEHGGLDRPIPLGTEGGTLMVEMNHISAEVLPAGFRGGDNDSRILAVAKNLANEGRDVTVVSKDLPMRVKASAMGLLADEYRNELVKDSGWTGIAEIDAAEDEVATLYGHEPVFIPAAAELPVNTGLVLLSGRGSALGRVGADKQVRLVKGDRDVFGLHGRSAEQRLAIDLLMDPSVGIVSLGGRAGTGKSALALCAGLEAVLERREHRKVIVFRPLYAVGGQELGYLPGSESEKMTPWAQAVFDTLGALVSQEVVEEVMDRGMLEVMPLTHIRGRSLHDAFVIVDEAQSLEKNVLLTVMSRIGQNSKIVLTHDVAQRDNLRVGRHDGVAAVVETLKGHPLFGHITLTRSERSPIAALVTDMLEGAEI from the coding sequence GTGGCTATTTCTGAAGTATTGCCCGGCGTCATTTCCGACCAGGGCAAGAAGGCTACCTCTCGCGCCAAGCGAGCAACTTCCACGACCGGCGCAGCGAATCCCGACGTTGCGGCCGGTCTTGCTGTTTCCGGGGAAGGAACGGCAGAACGGGAATCCGCCCGAAGCTACGTGATCGACACCTCCGTGCTGCTGTCCGACCCGCGCGCGCTGCTGCGGTTCGCCGAGCATGAAGTCATCCTGCCGATCGTGGTCATCACCGAGCTGGAAGGCAAACGGCACGACCCGGAGCTGGGCTATTTCGCCCGCAAGGCGCTGCGGCTCCTCGATGACCTCCGGGTGGAGCACGGCGGCCTGGACCGCCCCATCCCGCTGGGCACCGAGGGCGGCACCCTGATGGTGGAGATGAACCACATCTCGGCTGAGGTCCTGCCGGCCGGTTTCCGCGGAGGCGACAACGACAGCCGGATCCTGGCCGTCGCCAAGAACCTCGCCAACGAGGGCCGCGACGTGACCGTGGTATCCAAGGACCTGCCGATGCGGGTCAAGGCCTCCGCCATGGGCCTGCTCGCGGACGAATACCGCAACGAGCTGGTCAAGGACTCGGGCTGGACCGGCATCGCCGAAATCGACGCCGCCGAAGACGAGGTCGCCACCCTCTACGGCCACGAGCCGGTCTTCATTCCGGCCGCGGCCGAGCTGCCGGTCAACACCGGGCTGGTCCTGCTCTCCGGCCGCGGCTCCGCCCTGGGCCGGGTCGGGGCGGACAAACAGGTCCGCCTGGTCAAGGGCGACCGGGACGTGTTCGGCCTGCACGGACGCTCCGCCGAGCAGCGGCTGGCCATCGACCTGTTGATGGACCCGTCGGTGGGGATCGTGTCCCTCGGCGGCCGCGCCGGCACCGGCAAGTCCGCCCTCGCCCTGTGCGCCGGCCTCGAGGCCGTCCTGGAGCGCCGGGAACACCGCAAGGTGATCGTCTTCCGGCCGCTCTACGCCGTCGGCGGCCAGGAACTCGGCTACCTGCCCGGCTCCGAGTCGGAAAAAATGACCCCGTGGGCGCAGGCCGTCTTCGACACCCTCGGCGCACTGGTCAGCCAGGAGGTGGTCGAGGAGGTCATGGACCGCGGCATGCTCGAGGTCATGCCGCTCACGCACATCCGTGGCCGCTCACTCCACGACGCGTTCGTCATCGTGGACGAGGCCCAGTCCCTCGAGAAGAACGTCCTGCTCACGGTCATGAGCCGGATCGGGCAGAACTCCAAGATCGTCCTGACCCACGACGTCGCCCAGCGCGACAACCTGCGGGTCGGACGGCACGACGGCGTCGCCGCCGTCGTCGAGACACTCAAGGGCCACCCGCTCTTCGGCCACATCACCCTCACCCGCTCCGAGCGCTCGCCGATCGCGGCTCTGGTGACCGACATGCTCGAGGGGGCGGAAATCTAG
- a CDS encoding GNAT family N-acetyltransferase yields MTDLARYWPPFGLTLATPRLTLRPIRDEDIPAAVQAALSGIHEPGHSPFSTPWTEFPAEELGPNMAQWYWRCRGTMSPQDWTLLLGIWHDGDFIGCQDVGAKDFATLKTVSTGSWLIRGVQGRGLGKEMRAAVALYAFDWLGAEVAESSAAAWNQQSLGVSRSLGYELNGTTRANWGGQLRDVQKVRLTPATFKRPDWTLEVQGHEPTAKYLGIG; encoded by the coding sequence ATGACTGACCTCGCCCGCTACTGGCCGCCCTTCGGCCTCACCCTGGCCACGCCCCGCCTCACACTCCGGCCGATCCGGGACGAGGACATCCCGGCGGCGGTGCAGGCGGCATTGAGCGGCATCCACGAGCCCGGACACAGCCCGTTCAGTACTCCGTGGACCGAGTTCCCCGCCGAGGAGCTCGGGCCGAACATGGCCCAGTGGTACTGGCGCTGCCGCGGCACTATGTCGCCGCAGGATTGGACGCTGCTGCTGGGCATCTGGCACGACGGCGACTTCATCGGCTGCCAAGACGTCGGGGCCAAGGACTTCGCCACCCTGAAGACGGTCAGCACCGGCTCCTGGCTAATCCGGGGCGTGCAGGGCCGGGGACTGGGCAAGGAGATGCGCGCCGCCGTGGCCCTCTACGCGTTCGACTGGCTCGGCGCCGAAGTCGCCGAATCCTCCGCGGCGGCCTGGAACCAGCAATCCCTCGGCGTCTCCCGCTCCCTCGGCTACGAACTCAACGGAACCACCCGCGCCAACTGGGGCGGCCAGCTCCGCGACGTCCAAAAAGTCCGCCTCACCCCCGCCACCTTCAAACGCCCCGACTGGACGCTCGAAGTCCAAGGCCACGAACCCACCGCAAAGTACCTGGGGATCGGGTAG
- a CDS encoding NUDIX domain-containing protein: protein MATPDFILKLREKISHEMLWIPGVRAVVFDDAGRVLLGQRADNGRWGLITGILEPGEDPAPGLLREVLEETGVVAVAERLVSVDAVGPTTYPNGDVCHFLTLVFRCRYVSGEARVNDDESLAVGWFRPEEFPELMPGHLEAIERARDPEGPAHFRS, encoded by the coding sequence ATGGCCACTCCCGACTTCATCCTGAAACTGCGCGAGAAGATCAGCCACGAGATGCTGTGGATTCCGGGCGTGCGGGCCGTGGTCTTCGACGACGCCGGCCGGGTCCTGCTCGGCCAGCGGGCGGACAACGGCCGGTGGGGGCTGATCACCGGCATCCTGGAACCGGGCGAGGACCCGGCGCCGGGCCTGCTCCGGGAGGTCCTGGAGGAAACCGGGGTGGTGGCCGTGGCCGAGCGGCTCGTCTCGGTGGACGCCGTCGGACCCACCACCTACCCCAACGGGGACGTCTGCCACTTCCTGACCCTGGTCTTCCGCTGCCGGTACGTCTCGGGGGAGGCGCGCGTCAACGACGACGAATCCCTCGCCGTGGGCTGGTTCCGGCCCGAGGAGTTTCCCGAACTGATGCCGGGCCACCTGGAGGCGATCGAGCGGGCCCGGGATCCCGAGGGCCCCGCGCACTTCCGCAGCTGA
- the ilvA gene encoding threonine ammonia-lyase, with product MNTLESLPVTLDDVLEAQKLLDGIITRTPVESSRALGGLAGGEVYFKCENLQRAGSFKVRGAYVRMAKLSAEEKKRGVVAASAGNHAQGVAVAAKALGIKARIYMPLGVALPKLAATRSHGAEVVLHGHNVDEALAEAKRYADETGAVFVHPFDDVDVVAGQGTVGLEILEQIPHVDTILMGVGGGGLLAGVAVAVKARAKELGRDIRIIGVQAENAAAYPPSLAADALVPLKRVSTMADGIAVGRPGQLPFSIIRELVDDVVTVSEDALARALIFLLERAKMVVEPAGAVGVAALMEGKIENPGTTAVVLSGGNIDPMLMLKVIQRGLSAAGRYMTVRMMLDDRPGSLATIARIIAENDANVTGLDHTRVGGSISMGDVSITVNLETKGHEHCEQVLGALRAEGFQPIVVH from the coding sequence GTGAATACCCTCGAGAGCCTGCCCGTCACGCTGGACGATGTCCTGGAGGCGCAGAAGCTGCTCGACGGGATTATTACGCGGACCCCGGTGGAATCCTCCCGGGCCCTCGGCGGCCTGGCCGGCGGCGAGGTCTACTTCAAATGCGAGAACCTGCAGCGGGCCGGCTCCTTCAAGGTCCGCGGCGCCTACGTCCGGATGGCCAAGCTCTCCGCCGAGGAAAAGAAGCGCGGCGTTGTGGCGGCGTCCGCCGGCAACCACGCCCAGGGCGTCGCCGTCGCCGCGAAGGCCCTCGGCATCAAGGCCCGGATCTACATGCCGCTGGGCGTCGCCCTGCCCAAACTCGCGGCGACGCGCAGCCACGGGGCCGAGGTGGTGCTGCACGGCCACAACGTCGATGAGGCGCTGGCCGAGGCCAAACGCTACGCCGACGAAACGGGCGCCGTGTTCGTCCACCCCTTCGATGACGTCGACGTCGTCGCCGGCCAGGGCACCGTCGGCCTGGAAATCCTCGAACAGATCCCGCACGTGGACACCATCCTGATGGGCGTCGGCGGCGGCGGGCTGCTGGCCGGCGTCGCCGTCGCCGTCAAGGCCCGGGCCAAGGAACTGGGCCGGGACATCCGGATCATCGGCGTCCAGGCCGAAAACGCCGCCGCCTACCCGCCCTCCCTTGCCGCGGACGCGCTCGTGCCGCTCAAACGCGTCTCCACCATGGCCGACGGCATCGCCGTGGGCCGGCCCGGGCAGCTGCCGTTCAGCATCATCCGCGAACTCGTCGACGACGTCGTCACAGTCAGCGAGGACGCGCTGGCCCGTGCGCTGATCTTCCTGCTGGAACGGGCCAAGATGGTGGTCGAACCGGCCGGCGCCGTGGGCGTGGCCGCCCTGATGGAGGGCAAGATCGAGAACCCCGGGACCACCGCCGTGGTGCTCTCCGGCGGCAACATCGACCCGATGCTGATGCTCAAAGTCATCCAGCGCGGCCTCTCCGCGGCCGGACGCTACATGACGGTGCGGATGATGCTCGATGACCGGCCGGGCTCGCTCGCCACCATTGCCCGGATTATCGCCGAGAACGACGCCAATGTCACCGGCCTGGATCACACCCGGGTGGGCGGCTCGATCAGCATGGGCGACGTCTCCATCACGGTCAACCTGGAAACCAAGGGCCACGAGCACTGCGAGCAGGTCCTCGGGGCGCTCCGGGCCGAGGGTTTCCAGCCGATCGTGGTGCACTAG
- the greA gene encoding transcription elongation factor GreA, whose amino-acid sequence MSTTNSATAAWLTQEAFDRLKAELDHLSGAGRADIVQKIEAARQEGDLKENGGYHAAKEEQGKIEARIRQLTVLLRDAHVGEAAADDGIVEAGMIVVAKIAGDEETFLLGSREIAGDSDLDVFSEKSPLGSAIVGHKEGDKLSYTAPNGKDITVEIISAKPYVG is encoded by the coding sequence GTGTCGACCACCAACAGCGCAACTGCAGCTTGGCTCACCCAGGAAGCTTTTGACCGCCTGAAGGCTGAGCTGGACCACCTCTCCGGCGCCGGCCGTGCAGACATCGTCCAGAAGATCGAAGCTGCCCGCCAGGAAGGCGACCTCAAGGAGAACGGCGGCTACCACGCGGCCAAGGAGGAGCAGGGCAAGATCGAGGCGCGCATCCGCCAGCTCACCGTGCTGCTCCGCGACGCGCACGTGGGCGAAGCGGCGGCCGACGACGGCATCGTCGAAGCGGGCATGATCGTGGTCGCGAAGATCGCCGGGGACGAAGAGACCTTCCTGCTCGGCTCCCGCGAAATCGCCGGCGACTCGGACCTGGACGTCTTCAGCGAGAAGTCCCCGCTGGGTTCGGCCATCGTCGGCCACAAGGAGGGCGACAAGCTCAGCTACACTGCCCCGAACGGCAAGGACATCACGGTGGAGATCATCTCCGCCAAGCCGTACGTCGGCTAG
- a CDS encoding DUF4307 domain-containing protein has protein sequence MTSEEQPAAPAPAPTSLANRYGGQKRALGGKAKRNLLIVALAAGIGLMAWISTSAATESVGFKDIGYSTPDATVAEIDFQVTKNPGTAAKCAVKALDSKFAVVGWKVVDVGPNAADAGTDGGRTTVHRVTVRTESQAVSAVVDNCWIPDAAK, from the coding sequence GTGACTTCCGAGGAGCAGCCTGCCGCGCCCGCGCCGGCACCTACCAGCCTAGCCAATCGTTACGGCGGCCAAAAGCGTGCCCTGGGCGGCAAGGCCAAGCGGAACCTCCTGATCGTTGCCCTTGCCGCCGGGATCGGTCTGATGGCCTGGATCTCGACGTCGGCTGCCACCGAGTCGGTCGGCTTCAAGGACATCGGCTACAGCACCCCCGACGCCACAGTGGCTGAGATCGATTTCCAGGTCACAAAGAATCCGGGCACGGCCGCCAAATGCGCCGTCAAGGCGCTGGACTCGAAGTTCGCCGTGGTCGGCTGGAAGGTCGTCGACGTTGGTCCCAACGCCGCCGACGCCGGCACCGACGGCGGCCGCACCACGGTGCACAGGGTCACGGTGCGCACCGAATCGCAGGCCGTGTCCGCCGTCGTGGACAACTGCTGGATCCCGGACGCCGCCAAATAG
- the mca gene encoding mycothiol conjugate amidase Mca, which yields MTASPSQPAPLRLLAVHAHPDDESSKGAATMAMYAASGVDVMVATCTDGSRGDIQNPAMESAPHPKRDMAGARRLEMANAARVLGIRQRWLGFVDSGLPEGDPLPPLPAGSFATLPLERAAAPLVRLVREFKPQVILSYDENGGYPHPDHIMAHRVAVEAFEAAGDPARYPGTGEPWAPAKLYYDRAFSPERFRALHYALEEAGLQSPYAERLAAWLEADAEGHTPPAPTHPTTTQIQCGDYFEARDDALRAHRTQIDPEGFFFAVSPAMQRQTWPWEDYSLIQSRVPADVPETDFFAGLR from the coding sequence ATGACAGCGTCCCCCAGCCAGCCGGCCCCGCTCCGGCTGCTAGCCGTCCACGCGCACCCCGACGACGAGTCCAGCAAGGGCGCCGCGACGATGGCCATGTACGCGGCCTCCGGCGTCGACGTCATGGTGGCCACCTGCACCGACGGTTCCCGCGGCGACATCCAGAACCCGGCCATGGAGAGCGCCCCGCACCCCAAACGGGACATGGCCGGCGCGCGCCGGCTGGAGATGGCCAACGCGGCCCGGGTCCTGGGGATCCGGCAGCGCTGGCTGGGCTTCGTCGACTCGGGCCTGCCCGAGGGCGACCCGCTGCCGCCGCTGCCGGCCGGTTCCTTCGCCACCCTGCCGCTGGAGCGGGCGGCCGCGCCGCTGGTCCGGCTGGTCCGCGAGTTCAAGCCGCAGGTCATCCTCAGCTACGACGAGAACGGCGGTTACCCCCACCCGGACCACATCATGGCGCACCGCGTCGCCGTCGAGGCCTTCGAAGCCGCCGGCGACCCGGCCCGGTACCCCGGAACGGGCGAGCCCTGGGCGCCGGCCAAGCTGTACTACGACCGCGCCTTCAGCCCGGAACGCTTCCGGGCCCTGCACTACGCCCTGGAGGAGGCCGGTCTGCAGTCGCCTTATGCCGAACGGCTCGCGGCCTGGCTGGAGGCCGACGCGGAGGGCCACACCCCGCCGGCGCCCACGCACCCCACCACCACGCAGATCCAGTGCGGGGACTACTTCGAGGCCCGCGATGACGCCCTGCGCGCGCACCGGACCCAGATCGACCCGGAAGGCTTTTTCTTCGCCGTGTCACCGGCGATGCAGCGGCAGACCTGGCCGTGGGAGGACTACTCGCTGATCCAGTCCCGGGTCCCCGCCGACGTGCCGGAAACCGACTTCTTCGCCGGGCTAAGATAG
- a CDS encoding rhomboid family intramembrane serine protease: MLEASKGERRGDTPALRARRGLQVVGSFVLLLYAIEILNTLMLHSLNRTFGLRPRTPDGLLDILTFPLLHANLAHLLSNTLPLIIFGFLVFLSGARVFATALASSWLGSGVAVWLIGGFNITVGASGLVFGLFAFLLVRGFFNRHWGQILLSVVLFLAYGGILFGVLPTVAGYVSWQAHLGGAAGGVVAALLLSRRRPA, translated from the coding sequence GTGCTCGAAGCGTCCAAGGGGGAGCGGCGCGGCGACACGCCCGCACTCCGGGCCCGCCGGGGCCTGCAGGTGGTGGGCTCGTTTGTGCTGCTGCTTTACGCGATCGAGATCCTCAACACCCTGATGCTGCACTCCCTCAACCGCACCTTCGGGCTGCGCCCGCGGACCCCGGACGGGCTGCTGGACATCCTGACGTTTCCGCTGCTGCACGCCAACCTCGCGCACCTGCTCTCCAACACCCTGCCCCTGATCATCTTCGGGTTCCTGGTGTTCCTTTCCGGCGCGCGGGTCTTCGCCACGGCGCTGGCCTCCAGCTGGCTGGGCTCGGGCGTGGCGGTGTGGCTGATCGGCGGCTTCAACATCACGGTGGGCGCGTCCGGGCTGGTCTTCGGGCTCTTCGCGTTCCTGCTGGTGCGCGGCTTCTTCAACCGGCACTGGGGGCAGATCCTGCTCTCCGTGGTGCTCTTCCTGGCCTACGGCGGGATCCTGTTCGGGGTGCTGCCCACCGTGGCGGGGTACGTCTCCTGGCAGGCCCACCTGGGCGGGGCCGCCGGCGGCGTGGTGGCGGCGCTGCTGCTGAGCCGGCGCCGGCCGGCCTGA
- a CDS encoding A24 family peptidase, translating to MIHRLGDLGGAAPLAFWLVLLACAYFAVMAARLTVIDIRHHLLPNRIIFPSYAVAGVLLLAGAAAGGGAGLFGVPGLRVLAGAAVLWLFYFLLRAAYPPGMGFGDVKLAGVLGLYLGFLGWGHVFAGTFAAFLFGGLWSVALLLTRRGTLKSDIPFGPFMLAGTAAAMLLPAG from the coding sequence GTGATCCATCGTCTCGGTGACCTGGGGGGAGCCGCCCCGCTGGCCTTCTGGCTGGTGCTGCTGGCGTGCGCGTACTTTGCCGTGATGGCTGCGCGGCTGACCGTCATCGACATCCGGCACCACCTGCTGCCCAACCGGATCATCTTTCCCTCCTACGCGGTCGCGGGCGTGCTGCTGCTCGCCGGTGCCGCGGCGGGCGGCGGCGCCGGGCTGTTCGGTGTGCCCGGGCTCCGGGTGCTGGCCGGCGCCGCGGTCCTCTGGCTGTTCTACTTCCTGCTGCGCGCCGCCTACCCGCCGGGGATGGGCTTCGGCGACGTCAAGCTCGCCGGGGTGCTGGGCCTGTACCTCGGCTTCCTCGGCTGGGGTCACGTCTTCGCCGGAACGTTCGCGGCCTTCCTGTTCGGCGGACTCTGGAGCGTGGCCCTGCTCCTGACCCGGCGCGGCACCCTGAAATCGGACATCCCGTTCGGTCCCTTTATGCTGGCGGGCACCGCGGCCGCGATGCTGCTGCCCGCAGGCTAG